Genomic window (Methyloprofundus sp.):
AAAACGTAAATTGCGTATGAGCATAGTTGATTTACAAGCTATTATTGATGATACCGAAGCGCCGCGTGGCTTTGCCCGTGCTCTGCAAGAAAAAGCATTAACTAAAAAGCCAGCCATTATTGCTGAAATCAAGAAAGCATCACCCAGCAAAGGCATCATTAGAGAAAACTTTAAGCCTGTTGAGATTGCAATGGATTATGCAATGAGCGGTGCAAGTTGTTTGTCAGTATTAACAGATAAAGAGTACTTCAAAGGCGGTGAAGTCAATTTGCAAATGGCGCGTCAGGCCTGCCCTTTACCTGCTTTACGTAAAGATTTTATGATTGATCCTTATCAAATCCATGAGTCACGTGCATTAGGTGCAGATTGTATTTTGTTGATTGTTGCGGCTTTATCAGATACACAAATGCATGAGCTTGCTGATACAACTAAACAATTAGGCATGGATATTTTGGTGGAAGTGCATGATAAAGCAGAAATGGAACGCGCTTTAGCACTAGATACACCACTGATGGGTATTAATAATCGAGATTTACGCACTTTTGAAACCTCGTTACAAACGACTTTAGATTTAAAAGCAATGGTGCCTAGTGATCGTTTGGTCATTACAGAAAGTGGCATCCATACACCTGCCGATGTGCAGTTAATGATGGATAATGAAGTTTATACTTTCTTGGTAGGTGAAGCATTTATGCGTGCCGAGCAACCAGGTGCGAAAATGCGTGAACTGTTTAATCTATAAAAGAATGTAGGAGGGGTCTATGGCCGCGACCTGTATAATTCGCGACCATAGACCCCTCCTGCATGATATAATTATGGCTTATATTTGTCCATCGCTTTAATAATAGAAAGAGCCTTGGCAACCTCGGCTTTGGCCTCTGTATCCATCTCATTGGTTTTAT
Coding sequences:
- a CDS encoding indole-3-glycerol phosphate synthase, coding for MTDTPDILKKILATKAEEVAKRKLRMSIVDLQAIIDDTEAPRGFARALQEKALTKKPAIIAEIKKASPSKGIIRENFKPVEIAMDYAMSGASCLSVLTDKEYFKGGEVNLQMARQACPLPALRKDFMIDPYQIHESRALGADCILLIVAALSDTQMHELADTTKQLGMDILVEVHDKAEMERALALDTPLMGINNRDLRTFETSLQTTLDLKAMVPSDRLVITESGIHTPADVQLMMDNEVYTFLVGEAFMRAEQPGAKMRELFNL